GGCTGCACGGGTTCCCCACCGCGGGCTGGGACGACTTCTGGTCGCGCTTCGACGGGGTGGCCGACGCGGTCAAGTTCCGCCAGGGCCGGGCGGTCAAGCAGATGGGGACGCTCGGATCGGGGAACCACTTCATCGAGTTCTGCCTCGACGAGTCGGGTTCGGTCTGGCTGATGCTGCACTCCGGGTCCCGGAACATCGGCAAGGAGCTCGCCGACTTCCACATCGGGCAGGCTCAGAAGCTGCCGCACAACCAGGACCTGGTCGACCGCGACCTGGCGGTCTTCATCGCGGACACCCCGCAGATGGCGGCGTACCGCAACGACCTGTTCTGGGCGCAGGAGTACGCCAGGTACAACCGCGCGATCATGATGGGCCTCTTCCAGGACGTGGTCCGCAAGGAGTTCAGGAAGGCGAAGGTCGCCTTCGAACCGGTCATCTCCTGCCACCACAACTACGTGGCGGAGGAGCGGTACGACGGCATGGACCTGCTGGTCACCCGTAAGGGCGCGATCCGGGCCGGCTCGGGGGACTTCGGGATCATCCCGGGGTCGATGGGCACGGGCTCGTACATCGTGAAGGGCCTGGGCAACGCCCAGTCCTTCAACTCGGCGTCCCACGGGGCCGGCCGCAGGATGAGCCGGAACGCCGCGAAGCGGAGGTTCTCCACCCGGGACCTGGAGGACCAGACGCGGGGCGTGGAGTGCCGTAAGGACTCCGGCGTGGTGGACGAGATCCCGGCCGCCTACAAGCCGATCGAGCAGGTCATCGACCGGCAGCGGGACCTGGTCGAGGTCGTCGCCAAGCTCAAGCAGGTCGTCTGCGTGAAGGGCTGAACCGGCGGCCGGGCACTCCCCGGCCGCCGTTCCGTTCTGCTCCGCCCCGGTCCCTCCCGGACCACCCCGGTCCACCCCGGTCCACCCCGGTCCATCCCGGTCCGTTCCGGTCCGGACAGTGCCGGAAATCGGGACGAAAAGGTCAGAGCGTCCGGTGGATCTTCGTGTTGGACGCCTGGGTGCGCGGCCGGACCACCAGCAGGTCGATGTTGACGTGGCTGGGGCGGGTGACCGCCCAGGTGATCGTGTCGGCCACGTCGTCGGCGGTGAGCGGGGCGTCCACCCCCGCGTAGACCTTGGCGGCCTTCTCCGTGTCGCCCCGGAAGCGGGTGGTGGCGAATTCCTCGGTCCTGACCATGCCCGGCGCGACCTCGATCACCCGCACCGGGGTACCGACGATCTCCAGGCGCAGGGTCTCGGCCAGCACGTGCTCCCCGTGCTTGGCGGCGACGTAACCGGCCCCGCCCTCGTACGTCCCGTGCCCCGCGGTGGACGAGACGACCACCACTGTGCCGTCGCCGCTCGCGGTGAGCGCGGGAAGCAGCGCCTGGGTGACATGGAGGGTGCCGATGACATTGGTTTCGTACATCCGGCGCCAGTCGTCGGGGTCTCCCGTCGCCACCGGGTCGGCCCCCAGCGCGCCGCCCGCGTTGTTGACGAGCACGGCCAGCGAGCGGAACGCGGTGGCGAACTCGTCGACCGCCGCCCGGTCGGTGACGTCCAGGGCGTAGGCGGTGGCCTGGTGGCCGGCCTCGGTCAGCTCGGCGGCGAGCGCCTCGATGCGGTCCTTGCGGCGGGCCGTCAGCACGACGCGGTATCCGGCGCCCGCCAGCTGCCGGGCGGTCGCGGCACCGATGCCGCTGCTCGCACCGGTGACGACGGCGATGGGGGTGGCGGCCATGGCGAACTCCTCGGACAGCTGATCGGTACGCGGCCAAGAATAGGCAAGCCCCCGGGAGCCCGGAGAGCGCGGTCAGTGGTTGCGCGGGGCGTACATGATCAGCGCCATGCCGGCCAGGCAGACCAGCGCCCCGGCCACGTCCCAGCGGTCCGGCCGGTACCCGTCGGCGACCATGCCCCAGACGATCGAACCCGCGACGAACACCCCGCCGTACGCCGCGAGGATGCGGCCGAAGTCACCGTCCGGCTGGAGCGTGGCGACGAAGCCGTAGGCGCCGAGCGCGACGACACCGGCCCCGATCCAGATCCAGCCGCGGTGCTCCCGCACCCCCTGCCAGACGAGCCAGGCACCGCCGATCTCGAAGAGCGCGGCGACGAGGAACAGGACGGCGGAGCGGGCGACGAGCATGGGCACAGCGTGTCATGCGGGGCCTGCGGAGGGGCACGGGCCCGGGTCAGACGCCCGGGGCCCCGCCGAACTCGCGTACCGCGTCCGCCACGACCGCTTCCAGGTGCGCGTGGTGGGCGCCCCGCCAGTACACCCGTCCACAGGCTGTGCACTGTGCGAACACGTCGTACGACGTCTGCGTGCCCCGCTCCAGCCGCTCACTCACCGATTCCTTGTCGGCCTCGACGAGCGTGCCGTTGCACGCCGTGCAGCGGCTCCACGGCACGAGTACGGGGGTGAAACGGCCCAGCACGTCCCGCAGCTGCTCCGCGGGGCGGTCGCTGTAGACATAGGCGCCCGCCCAGATCTCCCGGCGCCTGAGCAGACCCCGGTCCCGGGAGAGCAGGACCCGCCGCTCCCGCGCGGAGAGCGCCGCCAGCGCCGGGTCGCCGATGTCCTCGCTCTCGTACGCGGCGTCCACGCCCAGCAGCCGCAACCGGCGGGCCAGCGTGCCCAGATGGACATCCAGCAGGAAGCGCAGGGGCGCCCCGGGGACGCGCTGCGGACGTTCCACGGCGCGTACCTCGACGTGTTCGCCCGCCCCGGGGACGTACGAGGCGGGCACGGGCCTGCCGTCCACCAGGAGCGAACCCGCCTCGGTGAGGGGGACGCCCAGGGACTCCACGACGTGGCCCAGCGTCGAGACGCCGTCGGTGACGACCCCGGTGCGCCCCCGGCGGCGCTCGTGCGGGACGAAGAGCCGTAGTTCCGGCGCCACTTCGAAGACGATCTCAGGTCCGTTCACCCGCACAGAATGCCATCGGGCGGGCTTGCGGGGCGAGGGAGCCGGTCTGCGGGGCGAGGGGGCCGGTCTGCGGCGGGATGTCAGTCCCGGGCGAACGCGGCCGGCGGGACGCCCACCGTCGCCGTGAAGTCGCGGACCAGGTGGGCCTGGTCGCTGTAGCCGAGGTCGGCGGCCAGCCCGGCCCAGTCGGCTTCCGGGCCGGCCGCCGCGCGTTCCAGCGCCTCGTGGATGCGGTGGCGGAGGATGACCCACTTGGGCCCGACCCCGACACGGGTGGCGAAGAGCCGCTGGAGCGAGCGCGCCGACATCCCGGCGGTCCGCGCGAGCGTGTCCACCCGGAGCAGGGCGCGGTCCGTGCGGACGAGCTCGGCGAGCGCCGTCACCTGGGCCGTACGCGGGTCGAAGGCGGGCACCAGAGGCAGCAGATACGCGTCGAGCGCGGCGACGCGGGCGTCCTCGCCGGGCGGGCCCAGCACCTCCCCGGACGGTGGGGCGGGCAGCAGCCCTGCCGCCGGGACATACCGCCCGGTCCACTCCGACACCGGCCGCTCCGGCGCGAACGGCCAGAAACCCCCGGGCCGGAACTTCACCCCGCACACCCTCCCCCGGCCCGTCAGGCGCCGGGTGAACAGCCCCCGCACGATGCCGTGGACCTCGGCGCGGTCGGCGGGCCCGGGGCCGCCGGGCTCCTCGTCCCGCTGGAAGACCAGATGGACGGACGGGTGCGGCACGACCCGCGAGGTGTAGGGCTCGGTGAGGTCCCAGTCGATCAGCCAGTAGTGCTCCACGAAGGGTCGCAGGGCGGGGGCCGGGTCACGGCGGCGGAAACGCACCCGGCTGAACAGAGCGGGTGCGTCGACGATGCCCCGTGTGTCACGTCGGGATCCGGCCATGGACGGATCCTAAGGGCTGTTCCGCCGGGGCCGCGGGGTCTTCGGGGGCTGCTCCGCGGGCCGTGCGGGGGCTGTCGCGTTTCTTCAAGACGGCCGGGCCTCCCCGGGGGCATCGTCGGCCGTATGAAGAAGATCAGTGAACTCCTGGAGACCGCCGCGGCGCTGACCTGCCCCGTCGTGCGGGGCATCGACGACGCCCGTCTGGACGCCCCCACACCGTGCGCCGAGTACGACGTACGCGCCCTGCTGAACCACCTCTTCCTCGTCGTCACCAACTTCCGGGCGCTGGCGGCCCGCGAGGAGGCCGACTTCAGCACCACACCG
This DNA window, taken from Streptomyces nitrosporeus, encodes the following:
- a CDS encoding Mut7-C RNAse domain-containing protein gives rise to the protein MNGPEIVFEVAPELRLFVPHERRRGRTGVVTDGVSTLGHVVESLGVPLTEAGSLLVDGRPVPASYVPGAGEHVEVRAVERPQRVPGAPLRFLLDVHLGTLARRLRLLGVDAAYESEDIGDPALAALSARERRVLLSRDRGLLRRREIWAGAYVYSDRPAEQLRDVLGRFTPVLVPWSRCTACNGTLVEADKESVSERLERGTQTSYDVFAQCTACGRVYWRGAHHAHLEAVVADAVREFGGAPGV
- a CDS encoding YnfA family protein — protein: MLVARSAVLFLVAALFEIGGAWLVWQGVREHRGWIWIGAGVVALGAYGFVATLQPDGDFGRILAAYGGVFVAGSIVWGMVADGYRPDRWDVAGALVCLAGMALIMYAPRNH
- a CDS encoding RtcB family protein codes for the protein MSYVEVPGAKVPIRMWADPASVEDGAMQQLRNVATLPWIKGLAVMPDVHYGKGATVGSVIAMHGAVCPAAVGVDIGCGMSAVKTSLTAEDLPGDLSRLRSKIEQAIPVGRGMHDDAVDPGRLHGFPTAGWDDFWSRFDGVADAVKFRQGRAVKQMGTLGSGNHFIEFCLDESGSVWLMLHSGSRNIGKELADFHIGQAQKLPHNQDLVDRDLAVFIADTPQMAAYRNDLFWAQEYARYNRAIMMGLFQDVVRKEFRKAKVAFEPVISCHHNYVAEERYDGMDLLVTRKGAIRAGSGDFGIIPGSMGTGSYIVKGLGNAQSFNSASHGAGRRMSRNAAKRRFSTRDLEDQTRGVECRKDSGVVDEIPAAYKPIEQVIDRQRDLVEVVAKLKQVVCVKG
- a CDS encoding SDR family NAD(P)-dependent oxidoreductase; translated protein: MAATPIAVVTGASSGIGAATARQLAGAGYRVVLTARRKDRIEALAAELTEAGHQATAYALDVTDRAAVDEFATAFRSLAVLVNNAGGALGADPVATGDPDDWRRMYETNVIGTLHVTQALLPALTASGDGTVVVVSSTAGHGTYEGGAGYVAAKHGEHVLAETLRLEIVGTPVRVIEVAPGMVRTEEFATTRFRGDTEKAAKVYAGVDAPLTADDVADTITWAVTRPSHVNIDLLVVRPRTQASNTKIHRTL
- a CDS encoding helix-turn-helix domain-containing protein; translation: MAGSRRDTRGIVDAPALFSRVRFRRRDPAPALRPFVEHYWLIDWDLTEPYTSRVVPHPSVHLVFQRDEEPGGPGPADRAEVHGIVRGLFTRRLTGRGRVCGVKFRPGGFWPFAPERPVSEWTGRYVPAAGLLPAPPSGEVLGPPGEDARVAALDAYLLPLVPAFDPRTAQVTALAELVRTDRALLRVDTLARTAGMSARSLQRLFATRVGVGPKWVILRHRIHEALERAAAGPEADWAGLAADLGYSDQAHLVRDFTATVGVPPAAFARD